TCAGGCGGATTGACCGCCAAGAAGCCCACAGGCTTTAGCCGTGGGAGTAGTCACCATCTTTTGCTTCTCAGAACGCGATTGATGCCTACCTTTTGATTGAGAAACAAAGAGGATTTGGAATAATGAAACTTAAGGCGATAATTTTCGACTTGTTCGGAACGCTAATTGATAATTTTAGCAAAAAAGAGCACGACAAAGTACATGCATTGATGGCCGAAACTTTGTCGGTGCCGTATGAAGCGTTTAGCCAAGCATTCGGCTCTTCTTATTCTGACCGATGCATTGGGAAATTCAGATCAATAGAAGAGACTATCGCTGTATGTTGCGCTCAAATTGGTCTATCCCCAGACGATTGCAAAATTAACACTGCTGCACAATATCGATACGACTTCACAATGAGAACACTCAAACCAAAAGTTGAAGTCTTGCTTACGCTTCAAAACCTGAAAAATGATGGCTATAAAATTGGACTCATAACAAACTGCGGTCCAGATGTCCCGCTACTCTGGCATACTTCCCCTTTGTCAGAGCATATTGATTTACCACTCTTTTCTTGTACAGAAAAAATACAAAAGCCCGCTATTGAAATCTATAAACGGGCGCATGAACAGTTGGGACTTCCGTCAAATGTCTGTGTTTATGTAGGCGATGGTAGCAGCCGGGAAATGACCGGTGCTAAAGAAATCGGTTTCTTGCCCGTGCTAAAACAAGTCGATTTAGAAGATGTATATGATGACGCAAGACCAGACATCATTAGCTGGCAGGGGTTATCAATTGCTGAAATTGAGGAACTTCCTGAATTACTCGCACGCATCAATAGCCCGGATCATAACTAAACAGCAACGACCCGCTGATAGCCGCTTCTATCTTCCGAATGCGTAATGCGAATCTCGATATTGCGGTTCAGCCGATTCAGAAACCCAAACAGTCTCTCTACACTAAAACGGCTAAAATCACCGTTCTTTAGCCGGGATACATCGGACTGATTGATCCCAAGAATTTCTCCCGCTTTTGCCTGCGTCAGCTTCCGTCCTTCAAGAATATTATAGATTTCAAATGCGAGATCTGCCTTCAGCAACTCACGTTCAGCCTCTGATTCTGAGAAACCGATATCCCGAAATACATTTCCAGAGCTTTGCTCAAATTTGACCTTTTCATTCATTTTTTTCCTCCATCTTGCTCACGAGAATCCCCGACCCATGTCACGTCTCTTATCGTTTCATTCAAAATTGTACCTTCCCTAAATTTATGGCAAATTTACCATATTTATATAAAGACTTCAAGGTTTTCATCATATAGAAGTGTTCATTTTCGGACACCACTGTATCAAAATCGGACACTTATGGAACGGCGTTCATGGCACAAATTTTCATAACTACTTGTAAAACATAGAAAAGAGTCTTTTGGCACAGAAATTGCTTAGTATGTTTGATACATTCTCGCTTTTGCGTATCGCATTGTATCGGACACCGGTATTTTTTACGTCGAGGAATATCAGTCTGCATTGAAAACGACATCCGGAGGTCAACATGTTTCGCAGTTATCTCCTAACAACCGTTCGCACCTTGCTGAAAAGCAGAGGCTTGACAGCAATCAATATCCTGGGCCTGGCAATTGGGATGGCGTGCGTCATTTTGATCGCCCTCTACATTCAGTATGAATTTAGCTACGACCGACACCATGCCAATGCAACCCGCATCTATCGCGTCTTCCGCACTGTTTCAATGGAAAATACCACATCGGTCAATCCGCGTGCATCTGGCGCACTGGCACCGGCATTAAAGCGCGATTTTCCCGAAATACAGGAGGCCATCCGCATACAACTGCTCACCGCCTGGGTCAAAACCGATGATCGCTTTTTTCAGCAAGAGGTGTGTGTAGCAGATCGAGAAATTTTCAATGTATTTACAATCCCGTTTGTAACCGGTGACCCAGGCACGGCATTGACCCAACCGGGTTCAATAGTGTTAACGGAGTCAATGGCACGCAAATTCTTCCAAAACCAGAATCCGATTGGAAAAGCACTGCAAGTGGATCACGAACAACTAAGCGGCACGGTGACATACTTTGTGACAGGTATTGTGCGCGACTTTCCGCCCAACTCGACCTTTTATTTCGATTGCCTGACCGCTACTCCACAAGGCCAGTTGGCGAACCTATGGTCTATGTGGCAACCCACGGGCCCTTATCGTCCCTTTTTCACATATCTCCTGTTGCCCGAAGGCTACGACCACCGCGCCCTACAGCAAAAACTGCCCGATTTGATAACGCGATACATGGGAGATGAAGTACGTCGAACGACCCGGTACATAGTGCAACCCCTCACGCGCGTGCATCTTTATACCCATCCGGATTTAGGGCTTCAGTTTAGAGACCACGGCGATATCACGCAGGTGTATGCCTTTGGACTCATCGCGGGTTTTATTCTCGTACTCGCTTGTGTCAACTTTATGAATCTCTCAACGGCGCGCTCATCTACCCGAGCACGCGAGGTGGGATTGCGAAAAGTAGTGGGCGCATCTCGCCGGCAATTGATCGGACAATTTTTGGGCGAATCAGTACTGGTGGCAATAGCTGCAATGATCGTAGCACTCGCCTTAGTCGAACTGGTCCTGCCACGGTTTAACAGCTTTATTCAACGAGATCTGATATTGCACAGAGTTGAAAATCTGTGGTGGATGATCGGGTTGATCGGATTTGGACTGGGCGTTGGTGTACTCGCGGGAAGTTATCCCGCATTTGTACTCTCATCCTTTTTGCCCACACAGGTAATGAAAGGAGATTGGATACCCGGATCGAAACACGTTGGGCTGCGAAAAGCACTGGTCGTTTTCCAATTTGCAATTTCAATTGCTTTCATCACAGGTACTGTTGTCGTACAAGAGCAACTGGCGTATATCCGAAACAAAGACCTCGGATTTGACAAAGACCTCGTGGTTGGCATACCACTTTTCATCTATTCTCGGCAACTACATCACGGTAGTTCAGAAGATCTGAGATGGCGTATTCCCACCGTAAAAGAGGTGTTCATGGCACACCCTAATATTTTGAAAGCAACAGCCACGCGTTTTCATCAAGGTGGACGTCATCTGACAGAGACGTTTCGATCTGAAGGCAGTGACGCCGACTGGCAGATGGGCCTGTTTGATATCGATAAAGATTATCTGGACTTCTTCAACATCGGACTGGCAGCAGGCCGTATGGCACCAGAACCACCAAAGCCACCAGAAACAATAAAAAATCTTGAGGAGTGGCAAGTATTTAAACAAAAGAGGCAAGAATATCGAGAAAAAGGCCGACCACTTATCTTAAATGAAACAGCCGCAAGGCATCTCGGATGGGACGATCCAATTGGTAGGCGTTTTAAGGAAAAAAATGGACCCGAGGGATATGTGGTAGGCGTGATAAAAGATTTTCACGTTCAGACATTGCACAATGCCATTCAACCCGTTGTCTTCAGACTTTTTACGGGGGGCGCCAAACATCTCTACCTCAAATTGGGCACACAGAACATACCGGAAACCCTCGCATTTATAGAGAAAACATGGCACCAGTTTTTGCCTCAAATTCCATTTACTTTCTGGTTTTTGAATGAAGACCTGACACGTGTGCGTTATGAAAATGAAATCCGCACGGGGAATGCACTTGCAGTATTTTCCGGACTGACAATCTTCGTAGCTTGCCTGGGACTACTCGGCCTGATATCGTTTCGCGCAGAACAGAAAACAAAAGAAATTGGCATACGAAAAGTCCTGGGCGCATCGGTATTCAGTATTTTTAGGTTGTTATCCAAAGAATTTGTCAAGCTCGTAATCATCGCCTGTGTAATCGCCAGTCCAATAGCCTATCTGTTTGGGAGCAGATGGTTGCAGGACTTTGCCTATCGCATCGACCTTCACCTTATGTATTTCTTCATAGGCGGTGTTCTCGCGCTCTTGCTCGCAATTGCAACCATGACCTATCAAGCACTCAAAGCCGCCCGGACAAATCCGGTGGATGCCTTGCGAACGGAGTGAAAATAAGAGTCCCATTGACGCAAAACAAAGTTGAATATCATTCAAAATATGACTATTTTTCCCATTCAGCTTTCACACCAAACTCTGGATAGAGGGTACAAACGTGTCAACACCCGAACGAGATGATCCGCAAAAAAAGAAAGCCGTACCCAGCTTTGTAGGCAGGGGTTCTTCCTCGCCCGAACCGTCACCAGAAGCCGCGAGCCAGGACGGCATGGACCGCAGGGTCGAAAAAAAAGTATGGACGCCAAAGCGCATCGCCAGCATAAGCGGGATCGCGGTATTTGTGTGTGCCGTGATCTACATGGCTGTCTTTGGTGACCACAGCGCCAGACTCAATGTACAGGTCGATCGAATTACCATCTCAGAAGTCACGCGCGGTCCCTTTCAGGAATTTACCGTCCAGCGCGGCACCGTATTGCCGATTCAAACCTATTATATCGACGCATTGGAAGGCGGACAAATAGAGGAAATCTTCCTGGAAGAAGGGACCATGGTCGAAAAAGGCACACCCATTTTGAAATTGTCAAACCCCACCCTGGAACAAAATATTTTAACCCAGGAAGCCCGCCTGTTTGAACAAATCAACAACATGGAAAACACGCGGTTGAACCTGGAAAATCGGGCCATTCGCAACCGCCAGGAACTGATGCGCGTTGAATTGAACTTGCGGGAGACAGAACGCCAACACGAAAAACAGAAAGTCTTGTTCGAACGCGGACTGACTTCCCAAGACCTGTTTGAAAGTGCGCGAGATCGATATCAAAACGATCAGAAACGCAGGTCATTTGCATTGGAAACAGTACGCCAGGACTCGCTGTATCGCATCAACCAACTCGCTGCACTGGACACGAGCGCCAGGAGTTTGCAACGGCAATTGGACCACGTGCGCCGCCCATTGGAAAACCTGACCGTACGCGCGCCCATTTCCGGACAATTATCCCAATTAAATGCAGAAATTGGTCAGTTGATGAACAGGGGAAGGCGCATTGGTCAGGTCGATGTACTCGACGCCTATAAAATGCGGGTGGGCATCGATGAATTTTACATCACCAGAATCACAAAAGGACTCAAAGGCACCATTGAAATCGACGACGAAACTTATGAACTCACAATCCGTCGGGTCTTTCCCGAAGTCTTAGAAGGACAATTTGAAGTCGATATGGATTTTGTAGATACGACACCGCAAAGCATTCGGCGCGGTCAAACAGAACAGATACGATTGGAACTCGACGCACCCCAAGAAGCCCTCTTGCTTCCGCGCGGTGGATTTTACCAGACAACAGGCGGCAACTGGGTATTTGTCGTCGAAGACGACGAAGCCATACGCCGCGAAGTGCGCATAGGCCGCCAAAGCCCCGAATACTTCGAAGTCCTCGCCGGCCTCTCTCCCGGCGAGCGCGTGGTCACATCGTCATACGATAATTACGAAGAAATCGATAAGCTGGTATTAAAAAGGTAAACTAATCGCTTTTTACAAAAGGAGTCTCACAATGATCAAAACCGTCAACCTCGAGAAAGTCTATACCACAGAAGAAGTGGAAACAACCGCCCTGAACAATGTCAACATAGACATTGAAGAAGGCGAATTTGTCGCCGTAATGGGACCATCGGGATGCGGCAAATCCACGCTCTTGAACGTCCTCGGCCTGCTGGACAATCCGAGCGGCGGAGAATACTTTCTGAACGAAGAAGAAGTCTCCAAACACACCGAACGGCAAAGAGCCAACACCCGCAAGTCAAACATCGGCTTTGTATTCCAAAGTTTCAACCTCATCGACGAACTGACCGTCGCCGAAAACGTGGAACTGCCCCTGTTATACCTGGGCTTACCAGCCAGCGAGCGCAAACAGCGCCTGGATGAATCCCTCGAATACATGGGCATCAAACACCGCGAAAAGCATTTCCCGCAGCAATTATCCGGTGGTCAGCAGCAGCGCGTAGCCGTAGCCAGAGCCGTCATAGCAAATCCCAACATCATCCTCGCAGACGAGCCAACGGGTAATCTCGACTCGGCAAACGGCAACGAAGTCATGGATCTGTTGACCGAACTAAACAAAAACGGCACCACAATCGTCATGGTGACCCACAACTCGCACGACGCGGGATACGCCCATCGCATCATCCACCTGTTCGACGGTCATGTCGTGACAGAGAACATCAGGGGATAGCGAAAAAACCGCATGCTCAAAAACTATCTCAAAATCGCCATTCGCAACATCACCAGAAATAAGACATTCTCCGCAATCAACATCATCGGACTTGCGATAGGGATGGCGTGTTGTGTTCTGATTTTTTCGACGGTGCATCAACAATGGTCTTTTGATCGGTTTCACAAAAACAGAGATGTGATCTTTCGAGTATTAACGCGGGAAATTACCAGAGAAGGCGAAGTCTCATTTATGGTATTACAGCCGAAGGAACTCGCAGGCACATTGAAGGACGCATTTCCAGAAATCGTTCATACAACGCGCTTTTCCAATTCGTATGTGATTGTCGGGCGTGAAGACAAGCTGTTTCAAGAACGCATTGCACTAATAGATCCGCCTTATTTGCAGATATTCACCTATCCGCTATTAGCCGGAGATACAAATACAGCACTTGACGATTTGCACAGTGTGGTCATCAGCGAGCGCGTGGCGAAAAAATACTTTGGTGAAACAGAAAATTACGCCCATGTGATAGGCCAATCGCTGCGTATGAAAGGCGCTCGGGATCCACAAGATTTTGTGGTGACAGGCATTATGAAAGCCTTGCCGTTGACCTCCAGTATGCGTGGAAATGACATTCTCATCCCCTTTGAGAATGCATATCGAGATGACACATGGCATTTCAGGACGTCGCAGACCCGGAGTGGGAATGTTGTATCGACTTATGTTCAAATCCAGGACGCGAGTCAGGCAACTGCATTAAATGAAAAACTCGCTTCTTTTACCAGCGAACTTCTGGACAAGCAGCGAAGCAGAAGGATCAAAAGCGGGCGTATTCAAGATCGCGCCGATGCGTTTCAATTGCAATTGCAAGCACTCGTAGATATTCATTTTCAAAATGAAATGCGCGGAGGATACGCACAAAAGATCAGCCCGATGTTTGCCTATGTCTTATCAGCCATTGGTATGGCGGTGTTGCTGATCGCCTGTATCAATTTTACAACCCTGTCACTGGGACAATCGACGCAGCGGTCACTGGAAGTGGGCATGCGCAAGGTGTTAGGCGCACATCGCGGTAATTTGATGCGGCAGTTTTGGGGTGAAACCCTGCTGATGAGTTTGCTCGCCCTGATCCTGGGGTTGGTGCTTGCAGAATTGTTTCTACCGATATTTAATAACCTGATGGGCGGGGCAGTGGCGATTGTGCCGAGTTGGGAATTGGTCGTTGCTTTGATGGGTATTCTCGTATTTGTAGGGCTTGTCGCAGGCAGTTATCCAGCACTAATACTGTCAAAATTTCAACCCATATCCGTATTTAAGGGCAACGCACGGACAAGACGGCGCAAACCCTTCACACGCGCCCTCGTCATCGTACAATATGCCTTGTCGATTGTTTTGATGATCGGTACGGGCATTATGGCGCAACAATTGGATTATTTGCAGTCGAAAAGTTTGGGATATACCAGCGAACAGGTGGTGGTCCTGGACAAAGCGACGCCGGAAACGCCCCAACGCTTGCGCGATGCCTTACGCGGTCATGACCGCATCGTAAATATTGCTGGCGGTGGCTATTCATTTGTAAATAGTCAAGAACAAAGAGGCCATAGATTGCCCAATGGCAAGTCGATCACGATCTGGACCATGTGGATTGATGAAGCCTATCTGAAAACACTGGGTATTGGCCTGAAGATGGGGCGAAACTTTTCTCCAGAATTTCCGAGCGATCCTCAGCGGGCTGTAATTGTAAACGAGAAGCTGGTAGATATCTTTGGATGGGATAACCCCATTGGACAACCCTTTCCCGTACTAAACAAAAAAGAGCCACATCAGGTGGTTGGCGTGGTGAAAAATTTTCACTTCGAATCACTTCACAACGAAATCGAGCCAATTGCATTCTATAACTCAATAGGCGACTCGCCAGGCGATCGTGGCCCGAGCGTAATTCTCGTGCGTATTCGTCCAGAAGACATAAACGGCAGTATTGAGTTGCTGCGAGAAACCTGGAACGAAATTGAACCCGCACGTCCATTTTCTTTCGCATTTCTGGATCAACAGGTCAACGAGCAATACCGCAGGGAACAGCACTGGCTCCAGATCGTCTGGTACGCATCGGGATTTGGCATCTTAATCGCATGTCTGGGTTTATTCGGCCTCGCATCCCTATCTGTTTCGCAGCGCACCAAAGAAATAGGCATCCGCAAAGTGTTGGGCGCATCGGTAAGTGAAATCACCGCGCTTCTATCCCGGGAATTTGTACTCCTGCTCACCATCGCCAATCTCATTGCCTGGCCCATAGCCTACTGGACAATGGGACAATGGCTCAACAGCTTTGCGTATCGCATTGAACCCGGCATAAAAATATATCTTCTATGTAGCCTATTAGCCGTCGTCATCGCCCTGTGTACCATAAGCCTTCAAGCCATCCGCGCCGCGCGTTCCAATCCCATTGACGCCCTGCGGTATGAGTAGCGTTGATCAGGACTCCGGAGAATCACCATGCCCAAAATCTCGATCAAATTGCCACCTTTAGACGCCGAAGACACCGTGGAAGTAACGGTGGTGGTAAACGGCAAAAGCAGAAAATACGATTACCGCCTGGAACTCTTCGCCTGGGAGGAACACGCCGAACCCCACGAACAGAGAGTCACATGTTTGAAACGGATCGTGGAAAACTACGACGAAGACTGGTCGCTCGTAGAAATTGGCGAACCCTCCGAACACGAGGTATCTATCCTATTCGAACGCCGCGCATAAGGAGATAGAGATGATCGAACTAAAAAACATCGAAAAATACTACGAAAACGGCATCGTAAAAACATTCGTACTGCGGCGCATTGATCTACAAATCCGCGAAGGAGAATTTGTATCCATCATGGGACCCTCCGGTGCCGGCAAATCAACCCTATTGCACATCCTGGGCATGCTGGACACCGCCTCGAATGGAGAGTACCATTTTTACAACCGCGCAGTTCACAAACTGGACGAACGCGCATTGACCGAACTGCACCGCGACCACATCGGCTTTGTATTTCAGAGCTACCATCTCATCGACGAACTAACCGTCTCCGAAAACCTGGAAACCCCCCTCTTATATCAAAAAGTAAAAGGCGCCGAACGCAAAGGCCGCATTGCCGAAATGCTGGACCGCTTCAACATCGTGGCAAAAAAGCGACTATTCCCCAACCAGTTATCCGGCGGACAACAACAACTGGTGGGCATAGCCCGGGCATTGATCACGCAACCAAAATTGATCCTGGCCGACGAGCCAACCGGCAACTTAAACTCGGCAGAAGGCGAGCGGATCATGACCCTGTTCAAACACCTGAATGCCGAAGGCGTAACCATTGTCCAATGCACGCACTCCGAAAAAAACGCCGCTTACGGAGACCGCATCGTACACCTATCGGACGGATGGTTAGACCGGGATGAGCAGTTGTAAGCCCTCCAATTAAATTTATCACCCGAACATTTTTAGAGAAAGATGGTGCCAAAATGAAGGAACACGTCGATCCAACACTCGCGAACGAATTGGCCGAAGGCACGTCAGAAAAAAAATAAATGCCCTGTTCGCCTACATGGAAGCGAGGGGCCAATCCTACTACGACGAAGTCGTAACGCAACTCGAACACGCGCTCCAGTGCGCCAATCTGGCCCAGCTCGCCAATGGAGACGCGATTCAGATAACTGCCGCACTATTGCACGATATCGGCCATTTTCTGATGGACGAACACGCAGAAAACGCAGATTTCCACACCCAGGACTTTCTCCACGAAGAAGTGGGCGCCGCGTACATAGCGCCCTTTTTTATCGAGGCGGTGACCGAACCGGTGAAACTTCACGTTCCGGCCAAGCGATACATCTGCACCACGGATTCGACCTACTACAACACCCTTTCCGAAGCCTCTAAGCATAGTTTCCAACTGCAAGGAGGCCTCATGTCAGATCGGGAAAGGACCGAGTTCGAAAGCAATCCTTACTACCAGAATGCCGTACACCTCAGGAAATGGGATGATCTGGCCAAGGTGAAGAACCTGGAAACCCCAGAGCTCGAAACGTACAGGGACGCAGTGGCGCATTGTCTGAAGTAACGGGTTGCCCGACCAATGTCAGAGAAAAACGCCGCTTATGAAGACCGCATCGTACATCTATCGGACGGATGGTTAGACCGGGATGAACAGCTATAGCCCCGTTTTTACAGTACGCGACAAAACAACAAAATCAATACTTACACCCTGAATAGGAGAATCCCGTGTTTAAGAATTATATCACAATCGCAATCCGCAATTTTTTGGGGCAAAAAACCCATTCCATCATCAATATCGCGGGTCTTTCCGTGGGCCTAACCTGTAGTTTTTTAATTTTTATGTGGATCGCCCACGAACTCAGCTACGATCAATTCCACGTGGAAGGCGACCGAATCTACCGCCTCATGCGGCATCATCACGGCATGAA
The Gemmatimonadota bacterium genome window above contains:
- a CDS encoding HAD family hydrolase is translated as MKLKAIIFDLFGTLIDNFSKKEHDKVHALMAETLSVPYEAFSQAFGSSYSDRCIGKFRSIEETIAVCCAQIGLSPDDCKINTAAQYRYDFTMRTLKPKVEVLLTLQNLKNDGYKIGLITNCGPDVPLLWHTSPLSEHIDLPLFSCTEKIQKPAIEIYKRAHEQLGLPSNVCVYVGDGSSREMTGAKEIGFLPVLKQVDLEDVYDDARPDIISWQGLSIAEIEELPELLARINSPDHN
- a CDS encoding helix-turn-helix transcriptional regulator, which encodes MNEKVKFEQSSGNVFRDIGFSESEAERELLKADLAFEIYNILEGRKLTQAKAGEILGINQSDVSRLKNGDFSRFSVERLFGFLNRLNRNIEIRITHSEDRSGYQRVVAV
- a CDS encoding ABC transporter permease, with product MFRSYLLTTVRTLLKSRGLTAINILGLAIGMACVILIALYIQYEFSYDRHHANATRIYRVFRTVSMENTTSVNPRASGALAPALKRDFPEIQEAIRIQLLTAWVKTDDRFFQQEVCVADREIFNVFTIPFVTGDPGTALTQPGSIVLTESMARKFFQNQNPIGKALQVDHEQLSGTVTYFVTGIVRDFPPNSTFYFDCLTATPQGQLANLWSMWQPTGPYRPFFTYLLLPEGYDHRALQQKLPDLITRYMGDEVRRTTRYIVQPLTRVHLYTHPDLGLQFRDHGDITQVYAFGLIAGFILVLACVNFMNLSTARSSTRAREVGLRKVVGASRRQLIGQFLGESVLVAIAAMIVALALVELVLPRFNSFIQRDLILHRVENLWWMIGLIGFGLGVGVLAGSYPAFVLSSFLPTQVMKGDWIPGSKHVGLRKALVVFQFAISIAFITGTVVVQEQLAYIRNKDLGFDKDLVVGIPLFIYSRQLHHGSSEDLRWRIPTVKEVFMAHPNILKATATRFHQGGRHLTETFRSEGSDADWQMGLFDIDKDYLDFFNIGLAAGRMAPEPPKPPETIKNLEEWQVFKQKRQEYREKGRPLILNETAARHLGWDDPIGRRFKEKNGPEGYVVGVIKDFHVQTLHNAIQPVVFRLFTGGAKHLYLKLGTQNIPETLAFIEKTWHQFLPQIPFTFWFLNEDLTRVRYENEIRTGNALAVFSGLTIFVACLGLLGLISFRAEQKTKEIGIRKVLGASVFSIFRLLSKEFVKLVIIACVIASPIAYLFGSRWLQDFAYRIDLHLMYFFIGGVLALLLAIATMTYQALKAARTNPVDALRTE
- a CDS encoding HlyD family efflux transporter periplasmic adaptor subunit, producing the protein MSTPERDDPQKKKAVPSFVGRGSSSPEPSPEAASQDGMDRRVEKKVWTPKRIASISGIAVFVCAVIYMAVFGDHSARLNVQVDRITISEVTRGPFQEFTVQRGTVLPIQTYYIDALEGGQIEEIFLEEGTMVEKGTPILKLSNPTLEQNILTQEARLFEQINNMENTRLNLENRAIRNRQELMRVELNLRETERQHEKQKVLFERGLTSQDLFESARDRYQNDQKRRSFALETVRQDSLYRINQLAALDTSARSLQRQLDHVRRPLENLTVRAPISGQLSQLNAEIGQLMNRGRRIGQVDVLDAYKMRVGIDEFYITRITKGLKGTIEIDDETYELTIRRVFPEVLEGQFEVDMDFVDTTPQSIRRGQTEQIRLELDAPQEALLLPRGGFYQTTGGNWVFVVEDDEAIRREVRIGRQSPEYFEVLAGLSPGERVVTSSYDNYEEIDKLVLKR
- a CDS encoding ABC transporter ATP-binding protein, translating into MIKTVNLEKVYTTEEVETTALNNVNIDIEEGEFVAVMGPSGCGKSTLLNVLGLLDNPSGGEYFLNEEEVSKHTERQRANTRKSNIGFVFQSFNLIDELTVAENVELPLLYLGLPASERKQRLDESLEYMGIKHREKHFPQQLSGGQQQRVAVARAVIANPNIILADEPTGNLDSANGNEVMDLLTELNKNGTTIVMVTHNSHDAGYAHRIIHLFDGHVVTENIRG
- a CDS encoding ABC transporter permease, with protein sequence MLKNYLKIAIRNITRNKTFSAINIIGLAIGMACCVLIFSTVHQQWSFDRFHKNRDVIFRVLTREITREGEVSFMVLQPKELAGTLKDAFPEIVHTTRFSNSYVIVGREDKLFQERIALIDPPYLQIFTYPLLAGDTNTALDDLHSVVISERVAKKYFGETENYAHVIGQSLRMKGARDPQDFVVTGIMKALPLTSSMRGNDILIPFENAYRDDTWHFRTSQTRSGNVVSTYVQIQDASQATALNEKLASFTSELLDKQRSRRIKSGRIQDRADAFQLQLQALVDIHFQNEMRGGYAQKISPMFAYVLSAIGMAVLLIACINFTTLSLGQSTQRSLEVGMRKVLGAHRGNLMRQFWGETLLMSLLALILGLVLAELFLPIFNNLMGGAVAIVPSWELVVALMGILVFVGLVAGSYPALILSKFQPISVFKGNARTRRRKPFTRALVIVQYALSIVLMIGTGIMAQQLDYLQSKSLGYTSEQVVVLDKATPETPQRLRDALRGHDRIVNIAGGGYSFVNSQEQRGHRLPNGKSITIWTMWIDEAYLKTLGIGLKMGRNFSPEFPSDPQRAVIVNEKLVDIFGWDNPIGQPFPVLNKKEPHQVVGVVKNFHFESLHNEIEPIAFYNSIGDSPGDRGPSVILVRIRPEDINGSIELLRETWNEIEPARPFSFAFLDQQVNEQYRREQHWLQIVWYASGFGILIACLGLFGLASLSVSQRTKEIGIRKVLGASVSEITALLSREFVLLLTIANLIAWPIAYWTMGQWLNSFAYRIEPGIKIYLLCSLLAVVIALCTISLQAIRAARSNPIDALRYE
- a CDS encoding ABC transporter ATP-binding protein, with amino-acid sequence MIELKNIEKYYENGIVKTFVLRRIDLQIREGEFVSIMGPSGAGKSTLLHILGMLDTASNGEYHFYNRAVHKLDERALTELHRDHIGFVFQSYHLIDELTVSENLETPLLYQKVKGAERKGRIAEMLDRFNIVAKKRLFPNQLSGGQQQLVGIARALITQPKLILADEPTGNLNSAEGERIMTLFKHLNAEGVTIVQCTHSEKNAAYGDRIVHLSDGWLDRDEQL
- a CDS encoding HD domain-containing protein, with product MEARGQSYYDEVVTQLEHALQCANLAQLANGDAIQITAALLHDIGHFLMDEHAENADFHTQDFLHEEVGAAYIAPFFIEAVTEPVKLHVPAKRYICTTDSTYYNTLSEASKHSFQLQGGLMSDRERTEFESNPYYQNAVHLRKWDDLAKVKNLETPELETYRDAVAHCLK